The following proteins are encoded in a genomic region of Stigmatopora nigra isolate UIUO_SnigA chromosome 3, RoL_Snig_1.1, whole genome shotgun sequence:
- the csrp3 gene encoding cysteine and glycine-rich protein 3, producing MPNWGGGAKCAACEKTAYHAEEIQCNGRSFHKTCFICMSCRKALDSTTVAAHESEIYCKSCYGKKYGPKGYGYGQGAGALSSDPVGKCVNLQPNESKPRHSSTNSTSNKISQKFGSSDHCSRCSKAVYAAEKVMGGGKPWHKTCFRCAMCGKSLESTTVTDKDGEIYCKVCYAKNFGPKGFGLGNAAMLE from the exons ATGCCAAACTGGGGAGGTGGCGCTAAGTGTGCAGCCTGTGAGAAAACTGCCTATCATGCTGAGGAGATCCAGTGTAATGGAAGAAGCTTCCATAAAACCTGTTTTATCTGCA TGAGCTGCAGAAAAGCACTGGACAGCACCACGGTAGCTGCGCATGAGTCTGAGATCTACTGCAAATCTTGCTACGGGAAAAAATATGGGCCCAAAGGTTATGGGTACGGGCAAGGGGCTGGAGCGCTGAGTTCTGATCCCGTTGGAAAGTGTGTCAACCTACAGCCTAATGA ATCTAAACCAAGGCACTCTTCAACCAACTCTACTTCTAACAAGATTTCCCAGAAGTTCGGAAGTTCCGATCACTGCTCTCGCTGTTCCAAAGCTGTATACGCAGCAGAAAAGGTGATGGGAGGCGGGAAG CCCTGGCATAAAACGTGTTTCCGCTGTGCCATGTGTGGTAAAAGTCTGGAGTCGACTACAGTGACCGACAAAGATGGAGAGATCTACTGTAAAG TTTGCTATGCCAAGAACTTTGGGCCAAAAGGATTTGGACTTGGGAATGCCGCCATGTTGGAGTAA